A window of the Desulforapulum autotrophicum HRM2 genome harbors these coding sequences:
- a CDS encoding sigma-54-dependent transcriptional regulator, whose amino-acid sequence MKNILVLSTDTNIVPSIAEAFSKDGRVSHGTDVASGVAAHNRKPFDYIIVDMALLADSPGSRDVNRVTKPFMATNPLVQFIAMAPRDQVRRVVKAVKEWADDYITTPVDPGEIRLVIQATNHAMVKDLELDYLRDRFWKTEWLEIVQSRNAAMRKVYDNIRSVAPTIATVLLLGDTGTGKGLFSRLIHWHSLRSEKPFIAVHCGAIPDTLLESELFGHERGAFTGADRRKPGKFEMAQGGTIFLDEIGTITGPAQIKLLQVLQDGTFSRVGGEQIMTADVRIIAATNADLVQMVEQGKFRKDLYYRLNIFPIALPSLKDRLEDLPSLVDVLLAKLNAKYGKGISRLHPAVHEGFQDYDWPGNIRELENLLERAYILETGQVLSPENFPHEMMMHSWQTVAPACDNKDLCLAEARHRVIHEFEQTYIKNLLKQTSGKITPAAKKAGITPRQLNRLIQRYKIDKNGFKSDKKMSTTP is encoded by the coding sequence ATGAAAAACATTCTGGTCCTATCAACCGACACAAATATTGTTCCTTCCATAGCTGAGGCGTTTTCCAAAGACGGCCGGGTCAGCCATGGGACTGATGTTGCATCCGGGGTAGCAGCCCATAACCGAAAGCCCTTTGACTATATCATTGTGGACATGGCGCTTCTTGCCGACTCCCCCGGGTCCAGGGATGTCAACCGGGTGACAAAGCCTTTTATGGCGACAAACCCACTGGTTCAGTTCATTGCCATGGCCCCCCGGGACCAGGTAAGACGTGTGGTAAAGGCCGTAAAAGAGTGGGCCGATGATTACATCACCACACCCGTGGATCCAGGGGAAATCAGGCTGGTTATCCAAGCGACAAACCACGCCATGGTCAAGGACCTGGAACTTGACTATCTCAGGGATCGGTTCTGGAAAACCGAATGGCTTGAGATCGTTCAATCCCGCAACGCCGCCATGCGAAAGGTGTATGATAACATCCGGTCCGTGGCACCGACCATTGCAACGGTGCTGTTGCTTGGGGACACGGGCACAGGCAAGGGGTTGTTTTCACGCCTCATCCATTGGCACAGCCTGAGATCAGAAAAACCGTTTATTGCGGTCCACTGCGGGGCCATTCCAGACACACTCCTGGAAAGCGAACTCTTTGGCCATGAACGAGGCGCCTTTACCGGTGCAGACCGCAGGAAACCCGGGAAATTTGAAATGGCCCAGGGCGGAACCATTTTTCTGGATGAAATCGGAACCATCACAGGTCCAGCCCAGATAAAACTGCTTCAGGTCCTCCAGGATGGCACCTTTTCCAGGGTGGGCGGAGAGCAGATCATGACGGCGGATGTGAGGATCATTGCCGCCACCAATGCAGACCTTGTCCAGATGGTCGAACAGGGAAAATTTCGAAAGGATCTTTATTACCGGCTCAACATATTCCCCATTGCACTGCCGTCCCTTAAGGATCGTCTGGAAGATCTGCCTTCCCTTGTGGACGTGCTGCTTGCCAAATTAAATGCCAAATATGGAAAAGGGATTTCCCGACTCCATCCCGCCGTGCACGAGGGATTCCAGGACTATGACTGGCCGGGTAATATCCGGGAACTTGAGAACCTCCTGGAACGGGCCTATATTCTTGAAACAGGACAGGTTCTGAGCCCTGAGAATTTCCCCCATGAAATGATGATGCACTCCTGGCAAACGGTTGCGCCGGCGTGTGACAACAAAGATCTCTGCCTTGCCGAAGCCCGTCACAGGGTCATCCATGAATTTGAACAGACCTATATCAAAAATCTTCTCAAACAGACCAGCGGCAAAATTACCCCGGCTGCAAAAAAAGCCGGCATCACCCCCAGGCAGCTCAACAGACTCATCCAGAGGTACAAAATCGATAAAAACGGGTTTAAATCCGATAAAAAAATGTCCACCACCCCCTGA
- a CDS encoding putative sulfate/molybdate transporter produces the protein MANHYSFNRMELAGSFGDLGTILPLAIGMIMVNGLSPHGLFFSVGLFYLFSGVYYGVTVPVQPMKVIGAYAVATSLTPSQIGASGLLVGLFLLVLGGTGAMGLLGKYIPKSVVRGVQMATGTLLMAQGVRFMAGTSKYQLVQGMVEPHLNVQAFAGMPVGIVIGIIGAVITLFFLDNKRFPAGILVVIYGFVLGLVWGIHGSLNLFIPGIFMPELLPFGFPSGADFSFVLIALVLPQLPMTIGNAVVANADLSRDYFGDNSKRVTYKALCISMGLANLVSFMVGGMPLCHGAGGLAAHYRFGARTAGSNLMIGLIFLVLAIFLGPHILGLINLIPFSVLGVLLIFAGSQLSLTLLDINDRKDLFVVLIMLGITLASNLAVGFIVGIVLSYALKSDRMAV, from the coding sequence ATGGCAAACCATTATTCGTTCAACCGCATGGAACTTGCCGGGTCCTTCGGGGATCTGGGAACCATTCTTCCCCTTGCCATAGGCATGATAATGGTCAATGGGTTAAGCCCCCACGGCCTGTTCTTTTCAGTGGGTCTTTTTTATCTTTTTTCAGGTGTCTACTATGGGGTGACGGTTCCTGTTCAGCCCATGAAGGTTATCGGGGCCTATGCCGTTGCCACCTCCCTGACCCCTTCCCAGATTGGGGCGTCAGGGCTTTTGGTCGGTCTTTTTCTCCTGGTGCTCGGGGGAACGGGTGCCATGGGGCTTCTGGGTAAATATATTCCAAAATCCGTGGTCAGGGGAGTTCAAATGGCCACGGGAACCCTTCTCATGGCCCAGGGGGTGAGGTTCATGGCCGGTACGTCCAAGTACCAGCTTGTCCAGGGAATGGTTGAACCCCATCTGAACGTACAGGCCTTCGCTGGAATGCCCGTGGGCATCGTCATTGGGATCATCGGTGCCGTGATAACCCTTTTTTTCCTTGATAATAAAAGGTTCCCGGCAGGAATCCTGGTGGTCATATACGGCTTTGTCCTGGGGCTTGTCTGGGGGATTCATGGCAGTCTTAATCTGTTTATACCCGGAATCTTCATGCCTGAACTCCTCCCCTTTGGTTTTCCTTCGGGGGCTGATTTTTCGTTTGTTCTGATCGCCCTTGTTCTTCCCCAGTTGCCCATGACCATTGGAAACGCGGTTGTGGCCAATGCCGATCTCTCCCGGGATTATTTTGGCGACAACTCAAAACGGGTCACCTACAAGGCTCTTTGCATCTCCATGGGTCTTGCCAACCTTGTGAGTTTCATGGTGGGGGGAATGCCCCTGTGCCACGGGGCAGGGGGGCTTGCGGCCCATTATCGGTTCGGCGCCAGAACGGCCGGTTCCAACCTCATGATCGGGCTGATTTTTCTTGTGCTTGCCATTTTTCTTGGTCCCCATATCCTTGGACTGATCAACCTGATTCCCTTTTCCGTTCTCGGGGTGCTTTTGATCTTTGCCGGAAGCCAGCTCAGTCTCACCCTCCTTGATATAAACGACCGCAAGGATCTGTTTGTGGTTCTGATCATGCTGGGGATCACCCTTGCATCCAACCTTGCCGTTGGCTTTATCGTGGGAATCGTACTTTCCTATGCCCTGAAGTCAGACCGGATGGCCGTTTAA
- a CDS encoding TIGR03790 family protein translates to MNRFVPVCVFLSVFLVALFVLVYPAMALEPSEILVIANKNASESLGLARYYMEQRKIPKKNLLTLWLTDKETCTREVYLKKVAVPVRRYLDSVQGQNIRCLVTMYGIPLKISPPDPVGEESLALHRFENEKKRIEERLADMKTDEPSKTGLTARLKKLNQSLKSFNQRNDKWAALDSELTLVTREDYPLGFWLANPFYYPLKDQSMPLKKSDITMVCRLDGPDARTVKRVIADSIYAETNGLAGIGYFDARWVEPPNDKSLSGYALNDKLIHLAAGAVKQSGLAENVVIDDTGRLFQPGECPNAALYCGWYSLANYVDAFTWNRGAVGFHVASSECATLRAGTSNVWCKRMLERGIAATVGPVGEPYVQSFPNAEIFFRLLCDGYLSLVECYYVSLPFVSWKMVLVGDPLYRPYKKFRK, encoded by the coding sequence ATGAACCGGTTCGTTCCTGTCTGTGTATTTTTATCTGTTTTTCTTGTGGCTCTGTTTGTTCTGGTCTACCCGGCAATGGCCCTTGAGCCTTCTGAAATTCTTGTGATCGCCAATAAGAACGCCTCTGAAAGTCTGGGCCTTGCCCGCTACTACATGGAACAGCGCAAGATTCCGAAAAAAAATCTGCTGACCCTATGGCTGACAGATAAAGAAACCTGCACACGGGAGGTTTACCTTAAAAAGGTGGCCGTTCCTGTTCGGCGTTACCTTGACAGTGTACAGGGGCAAAATATTCGATGCCTTGTGACCATGTACGGCATACCCCTTAAAATTTCACCGCCAGACCCCGTGGGTGAAGAGAGTCTTGCCCTTCACCGGTTTGAAAATGAGAAAAAACGTATTGAAGAACGCCTGGCAGACATGAAAACCGATGAACCGTCGAAAACCGGTTTAACTGCCAGGCTCAAAAAGCTCAACCAGTCGCTTAAGTCGTTTAATCAGCGAAATGACAAATGGGCAGCCCTTGATTCAGAGCTCACCCTGGTAACAAGGGAAGACTACCCCCTTGGATTCTGGCTCGCCAACCCCTTTTACTATCCCCTGAAGGATCAATCCATGCCACTGAAAAAGTCGGACATCACCATGGTGTGCCGATTGGACGGTCCGGACGCTAGGACCGTGAAGCGGGTGATTGCCGATTCGATTTATGCAGAAACGAACGGTCTTGCCGGTATCGGCTATTTTGATGCAAGGTGGGTAGAACCTCCCAATGACAAATCCTTGTCCGGCTATGCCCTCAACGACAAGTTGATCCACCTTGCGGCAGGGGCCGTTAAACAAAGCGGACTTGCCGAAAATGTTGTGATTGATGACACCGGACGGCTGTTTCAACCCGGGGAATGCCCGAATGCAGCCCTTTACTGTGGCTGGTACAGCCTTGCCAACTATGTGGACGCCTTTACCTGGAACCGGGGCGCCGTGGGGTTCCATGTGGCAAGCAGCGAGTGTGCAACCCTCAGGGCAGGAACCAGCAACGTATGGTGCAAGCGCATGCTTGAAAGGGGAATTGCCGCAACCGTGGGACCCGTGGGTGAACCCTATGTCCAGTCGTTTCCCAATGCCGAGATTTTTTTCCGGCTGCTCTGCGACGGTTATCTCTCCCTGGTGGAATGCTATTATGTGAGCCTGCCCTTTGTTTCGTGGAAAATGGTGCTGGTGGGAGATCCCCTGTATCGGCCCTATAAAAAATTTCGAAAATAA